A stretch of the Uranotaenia lowii strain MFRU-FL chromosome 3, ASM2978415v1, whole genome shotgun sequence genome encodes the following:
- the LOC129752795 gene encoding uncharacterized protein LOC129752795, translated as MYRTPVKEVPALSHDAAIPGPSEVGAAHARVHSESGDNARSKTGNMSCRSRRSISSRKSVVSETVSQIRALELENQLEKEELEASLRVDQIRAQQKLEELKIQKDLEMQLEKKKSEFQRRRIEREIQINELKSVSRSSIHSSPDRRVRSWVEDIPDGHEQPNPPPRFDPPVDRGSGQTEVVTQALKALQYRAVRDLPQFNGNLMEWPIFENEFNISTVEFALSSQDNLRRLNKALHGKARQCVEALLTSAENVNQIMKLLKTNFGRTEWIVSNRLDMLRNLETVREGNIESFRTFFNAVTGTAVALKNVNAEMYLMNPELIAHLADKLPTFSKQMWIRHKASLTRENKMITFDIFSGWLEDELDNQLASVNPTFLSRRQAPVQRVRPPVFQVSNTATDSRSQCPLCSSEEHPGLKQCEKFLKMSIEQRRSTVRGCKACYLCLEVDHSRRNCKSNKTCSICKNNHHQLVHPGNDSKQPVLTVGGTCNTIVGCNTILRVGKVRIRSKTKTEEVFALFDEGSSLTMLDSSIAKEMDLQGTVSPISYRWTNGITHTDDTSMIISLQISGPSDQAVWHKMNNVRTIKNMKLSQMNFDLAQIRHLYPLLDEEKLKVIENATPRMLIGSNNAGLIVPLKTIQYLIRGLQLTRCHLGWTVHGEIQPVAECIEIPHVLLCSIEDMELTDLIKTMYAVDNFGMTTQSPKMAEEDTRAVDIMNRTIKCIGDRYEVGQLYKFNHFTFPDSKPQALRRLKVMEKKMDADPEFADQYCNKIEDYLQKGYARKLTGPELLETPNTWYLPHFSVCSAKKFRLVMDAKAKSNGFSLNDLLLKGPDLVPPLIAVLMRGRRNKIAFMADIQEMFHQVRFRPEDQNSQRFFWRGMERKKAPDVYVMQAMIFGAVSSPCIAQYIKNFNANRLDEALPGVREAALCQHYVDDYFDCRDTEGEAIQLINNVIEAHRQGGFKLVKFVSNSKAVMKSIDSSLKADEKECRVLGLKWDLRSDEFMFPLKFSNLPTSKVITKRQLLKFMMSIFDPLGVLGPITIHLKILFQDLWRLQIDWDDDIPDGLMTNWNGWLEQIGIDYFGPLTVKVGRRTEKRWVALFTCLSSRALHLEVVPSLDTSSCLIAIRCFMSIRGIPQKILTDNGTNFVGADRETKKLLQELDLQQIADTLSVRGVQWAFIPPGAPHFGGCWERLVRSVKTALRSMLKDRHPSDLVLRTALCEVMNVVNNRPLTHVPEDPQDPEPITPNMILLGRNNHMQYDHDFDERDLNCRAAYKHAQIYADRFWRKWVSSYRPELLKRHKWQDNRNRHEYAVGDLVMIVDENMHRGCWPKGIIDKVMRGTDGNVRTVSVRTAFSSYVRPVTKIIVLQPRASGAPEDVADNEMGS; from the exons ATGTATCGTACTCCGGTGAAGGAAGTTCCTGCGTTATCACATGATGCTGCCATTCCTGGGCCGTCTGAAGTGGGCGCAGCACATGCAAGAGTGCACTCCGAGTCGGGTGATAATGCTAGAAGCAAAACCGGAAATATGAGCTGTAGGAGTAGACGATCGATAAGTAGCAGAAAGTCAGTCGTTAGTGAAACTGTTAGTCAGATTAGAGCACTAGAATTGGAAAACCAATTAGAAAAGGAAGAGTTAGAAGCATCTCTAAGAGTAGATCAGATTAGAGCTCAACAAAAACTAGAGGAGCTAAAGATACAGAAAGATTTAGAGATGCAACTAGAAAAGAAAAAGTCTGAGTTTCAACGTAGGCGCATTGAAAGGGAGATTCAGATTAACGAACTGAAATCTGTTTCGAGAAGTTCCATTCATAGTAGCCCTGATCGTCGTGTCCGGAGTTGGGTTGAAGACATTCCTGACGGTCATGAACAACCTAACCCACCACCTCGTTTTGATCCCCCCGTTGACCGCGGCTCTGGACAAACCGAAGTTGTTACGCAAGCACTGAAAGCGTTGCAGTATCGTGCTGTGAGAGATTTGCCTCAGTTCAACGGAAACTTGATGGAATGGCCCATTTTCGAGAACGAATTCAATATTTCTACTGTTGAATTTGCCTTATCTAGTCAAGACAACCTGAGAAGGCTGAATAAAGCGCTTCACGGCAAGGCCAGACAGTGCGTTGAGGCTCTCCTTACCTCCGCTGAAAATGTGAACCAGATTATGAAACTGTTGAAAACGAATTTTGGACGTACAGAATGGATTGTGTCGAATAGGCTGGACATGCTTAGAAACCTGGAAACAGTTAGAGAGGgaaatattgaatcatttaGGACGTTTTTCAACGCTGTTACTGGTACTGCTGTGGCTCTGAAAAATGTTAACGCTGAAATGTATTTGATGAATCCCGAATTAATTGCTCATCTAGCAGACAAGCTGCCAACATTTAGCAAGCAGATGTGGATTCGTCACAAGGCCAGTTTGACGAGAGAAAATAAGATGATAACTTTCGACATTTTTTCCGGTTGGTTGGAGGATGAGTTGGACAACCAACTAGCCAGTGTCAATCCTACCTTCCTTAGTCGTCGTCAGGCACCCGTCCAAAGAGTAAGACCACCTGTGTTCCAGGTCAGCAACACTGCAACTGATAGCCGATCTCAATGTCCTCTATGCTCATCTGAAGAACACCCTGGTTTGAAGCAATGtgagaagtttttgaaaatgtctaTTGAGCAGCGTAGATCGACAGTAAGAGGATGTAAAGCGTGCTATCTATGCCTTGAAGTGGATCATTCGCGACGGAATTGTAAATCGAACAAAACCTGCTCGATATGCAAGAACAACCATCATCAGCTCGTTCATCCTGGTAACGATTCGAAGCAACCTGTCCTAACTGTAGGTGGAACATGCAATACGATTGTGGGTTGTAACACAATACTTCGAGTAGGAAAGGTGCGCATCCGTAGTAAAACTAAAACTGAAGAAGTTTTTGCACTTTTCGACGAAGGATCATCACTGACCATGTTAGATTCATCGATTGCGAAGGAAATGGATTTGCAGGGTACAGTTTCTCCAATTTCGTACCGTTGGACCAACGGAATCACGCATACGGACGACACATCGATGATCATTTCTCTGCAAATATCTGGACCTTCTGATCAGGCAGTCTGGCACAAGATGAATAACGTTAGGACGATCAAGAACATGAAACTTTCGCAAATGAATTTCGACTTAGCTCAGATTCGTCATTTGTATCCTCTGTTAGACGAAGAAAAGCTGAAGGTAATCGAAAATGCTACACCTCGTATGCTGATCGGTTCGAATAATGCTGGTTTAATTGTTCCTCTGAAAACCATCCAGTATTTGATTCGAGGATTACAGCTCACTCGATGTCATTTGGGTTGGACTGTCCATGGAGAAATTCAACCTGTTGCAGAATGCATTGAGATTCCTCATGTTTTACTATGTTCGATTGAAGACATGGAGTTGactgatttaataaaaactatGTACGCTGTTGATAATTTTGGGATGACAACTCAGTCCCCTAAAATGGCTGAAGAAGATACGAGAGCAGTAGATATTATGAACCGTACCATCAAGTGCATCGGCGATCGTTATGAGGTAGGTCAGCTGTACAAGTTCAATCACTTCACGTTTCCTGACAGCAAACCACAGGCGTTGCGTCGTTTGAAAGTGATGGAAAAAAAGATGGATGCAGATCCCGAATTTGCAGATCAATATTGCAACAAAATCGAAGACTATCTGCAAAAAGGCTACGCGCGTAAACTGACCGGTCCTGAATTGCTCGAAACACCTAACACCTGGTATTTGCCACACTTTAGCGTTTGCAGTGCTAAAAAGTTTCGATTAGTCATGGATGCAAAAGCAAAGTCAAACGGTTTCTCTTTAAATGACTTGCTTCTTAAAGGCCCTGATTTGGTTCCTCCACTTATTGCGGTCCTGATGCGTGGCAGAAGAAACAAGATTGCGTTTATGGCTGATATTCAGGAAATGTTTCATCAGGTGCGCTTTCGACCTGAGGATCAGAACTCGCAAAGGTTCTTTTGGCGAGGAATGGAACGCAAGAAGGCCCCTGATGTGTACGTCATGCAAGCGATGATTTTCGGTGCTGTATCTTCGCCTTGTATAGCGCagtacattaaaaattttaatgcaaataGACTTGATGAAGCACTACCAGGAGTGCGTGAGGCGGCTTTGTGTCAGCATTATGTGGACGACTATTTTGATTGTCGCGATACTGAAGGTGAGGCCATCCAATTGATAAACAACGTTATCGAGGCACATCGACAAGGTGGTTTTAAACTCGTGAAATTCGTTTCCAACTCCAAAGCTGTTATGAAGTCCATTGATTCCTCTTTGAAAGCTGATGAGAAAGAGTGTCGAGTGCTCGGTCTGAAGTGGGACCTCCGAAGTGATGAATTTATGTTCCCGTTAAAGTTCTCGAACTTGCCAACCTCAAAAGTCATCACTAAACGACAGCTGCTCAAGTTCATGATGAGTATTTTCGATCCTCTAGGTGTCCTTGGTCCGATAACCATTCATCTGAAGATCCTTTTCCAAGATTTATGGCGCCTGCAAATCGATTGGGACGATGATATTCCAGATGGTCTTATGACAAATTGGAATGGATGGCTAGAGCAAATAG GCATCGACTATTTTGGGCCACTGACTGTGAAAGTTGGGCGACGTACAGAAAAGCGCTGGGTCGCACTTTTCACCTGCCTCTCGAGTCGAGCTTTACATCTGGAAGTGGTACCTTCGTTGGATACAAGTAGTTGTTTGATAGCTATAAGATGTTTCATGTCGATTCGAGGAATTCCTCAAAAAATCCTAACCGATAATGGAACGAACTTTGTAGGAGCGGACCGTGAGACGAAAAAGCTGCTGCAGGAGTTGGATCTGCAACAGATTGCGGATACGCTGAGTGTGAGAGGAGTACAATGGGCGTTCATCCCACCCGGAGCGCCGCATTTTGGTGGATGTTGGGAGCGACTTGTCCGATCTGTAAAAACAGCGCTTCGATCCATGTTGAAGGATAGGCATCCCTCGGACCTGGTGTTGCGTACAGCTCTTTGTGAAGTTATGAACGTTGTTAACAATAGGCCGTTGACACATGTTCCTGAAGATCCGCAAGATCCTGAACCGATCACACCTAATATGATATTACTTGGTAGAAACAATCATATGCAATACGATCATGATTTCGACGAACGGGACCTAAATTGTCGAGCTGCGTACAAACATGCTCAAATATACGCTGACAGGTTCTGGCGCAAGTGGGTGTCTTCGTACCGACCTGAGTTGCTGAAACGTCACAAGTGGCAAGACAACCGTAATCGGCACGAATACGCTGTAGGTGATCTTGTAATGATTGTCGACGAAAACATGCACCGCGGGTGCTGGCCTAAAGGTATCATCGATAAGGTAATGAGAGGAACCGACGGTAATGTCCGAACAGTATCAGTACGAACTGCGTTTTCATCATACGTAAGACCAGTTACAAAAATAATCGTATTACAACCCAGAGCGTCTGGTGCCCCGGAGGATGTTGCCGACAACGAGATGGGATCATAG